The following are encoded together in the Flavihumibacter fluvii genome:
- a CDS encoding nucleotide exchange factor GrpE has product MEEKDFNQTADFDINADSDVPGTSHLNEPVKDASDIERLEVELAEMKDKYLRQFAEFDNFRKRTAKERLELIQTAGKEVIVQLLEVLDDADRAQKQMETSEDVKALKEGVQLVFNKLRNILNSKGLKPMLSIGQTFDADQHEAITEIPVPQENMKGKVIDEVERGYLLNDKIIRFAKVVVGK; this is encoded by the coding sequence ATGGAAGAAAAAGATTTCAATCAAACAGCTGATTTTGACATCAATGCAGATAGCGATGTTCCTGGAACCAGCCACCTTAATGAACCTGTAAAGGACGCCAGCGATATTGAACGTCTGGAAGTTGAGTTAGCCGAAATGAAGGATAAATACCTTCGCCAGTTTGCAGAATTTGACAATTTCCGGAAAAGAACGGCTAAAGAGCGGCTTGAACTGATTCAGACTGCTGGTAAGGAAGTAATCGTTCAATTGCTGGAAGTATTGGATGATGCGGACAGGGCGCAGAAACAGATGGAGACCAGTGAAGATGTAAAAGCCCTTAAAGAAGGGGTTCAACTGGTATTTAATAAATTACGCAACATACTGAATTCCAAAGGGTTGAAACCGATGTTAAGCATTGGTCAAACCTTTGATGCCGACCAACATGAGGCAATTACCGAAATACCCGTACCACAAGAAAATATGAAGGGGAAAGTGATAGACGAAGTAGAACGTGGTTACTTATTGAATGATAAAATTATCCGGTTTGCTAAAGTGGTCGTGGGTAAATAA
- the dnaJ gene encoding molecular chaperone DnaJ: MSTKRDYYEILGVAKSASADEIKKAYRKVAMQFHPDRNPGDKAAEEKFKEAAEAYEILSDADKRAQYDRYGHAGLGNTTRGFGGNGNMEDIFSQFGDIFGDDIFGSFFGGGGGGRGGQRSRGTRGSNLRVKLKLNFEEIAKGVTKNIKVKKHVSCSTCSGSGAKDKGSIQGCGTCGGSGQVRKVTNTFLGQMQTVTTCPTCNGEGTTITAKCGSCKGEGRIYGEETVTIDIPAGVQEGMQLNVSGKGNAGERGGMAGDLIVLIEEEQHKELQRDGLNVAFDLYISIPDAVFGTQLEVPTIDGRAKIKIPPGTQSGKIFRLKGKGFPAVNSYEKGDQLIHINVWTPQHLSADEKHMMEKLQGSANFKPNPDKNERSFFDKVREIFS; encoded by the coding sequence ATGTCAACAAAAAGAGATTATTACGAAATATTAGGTGTCGCCAAATCTGCCTCTGCTGATGAAATTAAAAAGGCATACAGGAAGGTTGCGATGCAATTCCACCCAGACCGTAATCCCGGTGATAAGGCGGCTGAAGAAAAATTTAAAGAAGCCGCTGAAGCTTATGAAATATTAAGTGACGCTGATAAACGGGCGCAGTACGACAGGTATGGCCATGCCGGATTGGGCAATACCACCCGTGGCTTTGGCGGAAACGGTAACATGGAAGATATCTTTAGCCAGTTTGGAGATATTTTCGGGGATGATATCTTCGGATCATTTTTTGGAGGCGGCGGTGGAGGCCGGGGTGGCCAACGATCCAGAGGTACCAGAGGCAGTAACTTGCGGGTAAAATTGAAATTAAACTTTGAAGAAATTGCCAAAGGAGTAACCAAAAATATCAAAGTAAAAAAACATGTTTCCTGTTCTACCTGTTCAGGAAGTGGCGCAAAAGATAAAGGAAGTATCCAAGGCTGTGGAACCTGTGGAGGTAGCGGTCAGGTAAGGAAAGTAACCAATACCTTCCTGGGCCAGATGCAAACTGTAACTACATGCCCTACCTGTAATGGCGAAGGCACAACCATTACTGCAAAATGTGGCAGTTGCAAAGGGGAAGGCAGGATATATGGGGAAGAAACTGTTACGATAGATATTCCGGCCGGTGTACAGGAAGGAATGCAACTTAATGTTAGTGGCAAAGGAAATGCAGGGGAAAGAGGTGGAATGGCGGGAGATCTGATTGTACTTATTGAAGAAGAACAACATAAAGAACTGCAACGCGATGGCTTAAATGTGGCATTTGACCTCTATATTTCTATCCCTGATGCTGTTTTTGGCACCCAGTTGGAAGTTCCAACCATTGACGGCCGGGCCAAGATCAAAATTCCACCTGGCACACAAAGCGGAAAGATTTTCAGGCTTAAAGGAAAAGGCTTCCCGGCAGTAAACAGCTATGAAAAAGGCGATCAGTTAATTCATATTAATGTCTGGACACCACAACACCTTAGCGCTGACGAAAAGCACATGATGGAAAAGCTTCAGGGTTCCGCCAATTTCAAACCTAATCCGGATAAAAACGAAAGAAGTTTTTTTGATAAAGTTAGAGAAATATTCTCCTGA
- a CDS encoding PKD domain-containing protein, producing MRTKHINLVLILLIAGLQSLFAQKPVADFTADVTSGCAPLRVRFTDQSTNNPKTYTWKFGNDQLSKAQNPVIVFNTPGVYTVTLIVNNNSGSSEKIKVNYITVLPSARVSFTASTNISCSPATIQFTDNSTVPSGSIISRSWDFGDGTTSNQTNPKHIYTNIGYYNVKLTVKTSGGCEVTGARIRFIRIINGVTPNFDFTRTTDCAAPVGVEFINQTTGPGTLTHQWSLGNGETPIEKNPKTVYNALGTYTVRLITTSSYGCKDTITKPITFSSNNTKFTAPDSICPGKPITFINNGTPTPTNAFWDFGDSTTSKELNPSKTYNKPGTYTVKLVNQYAECAGTFSKTIKVTTPPVVNFSATNPLGCTTPHTVTFQDLNTGSSNWLWDFGDGSPTSTEQNPSHTYTQEGNFNVSLTVTTNNGCPTTLIKPAFIKIARPGPISFNGLPAEGCIPLTVKPTALINTVDGVASYEWNFGTGSPITGTNPSFTYTAEGIYTVGVKITTNAGCVVSYTLPDAVQAGTKPTVDFSTATTNTCAADTVYFISNSTPADRWLWDFGDNSSASDENPAHKYQDTGKMTVTLIAWNKGCPDTLIKPDLLTTIAPVALFAPVYNCINPLSVTFNNTSITDASHGPTTYSWDFGNGQTSTAQNPPPVVYSSYGTYTVKLIAKDNLCEYLKESVITVLKLVPDITINKPRFCRGETFILSAANVNLSHVKKYSWKIGTGSTTDGTSQFDSSILNNGSYDVTLTLEDIHGCISTITKPGLINIVGSDADFSVVNNGGCLNSQITINDLSTPTGTITNWVFNYGDGKSDTSTAGPFVHIYDKVGNYSIRLTTTDNFGCIDTITKIAVATVSKPAVNFGARDTVYCPNIGLQFSDSTAGNNNTYAWSFGDGTTGTGKNPIHPYTGPDSVYTVKLIVTDGFGCIDSLIRQNYIRVVAPKSRFDLFDSASICPPLETKFYSASLDYDSLYWNFGDGNTSTLPTTTNFYNTYGSYTAKLFVRGYGGCLDSSAAVINLYDPYQYLNFSFGPKEACNEITTTFNLTPIPGTKFKMVFGDGTEDTTQTTPITHTYDRPNTYTPYVVISDSLDCLVSVGNSQKVLVKGVYPLFDMDKDQFCDTGSVQMTDFSLGNDSITNRLWDFGDGTFSDLEDPVKIYSNPGTYLVTQKVTTETGCSNSYTDTVRVYRTPIPVILGPDEICVNNSIQFIAGTVVPDSLTKWKWTYGNGTTSIESSITNRYTIPGKETILLSAANLLGCSNDTSKLVDIWPLPVITNVPEVVIPVGTGVSLPVTYSSNVETWKWEPPTSLSCTNCPVPFANPRFNTSYKIAVVDSNGCKATSSIIVRVICIDKNYFIPNTFSPNNDGQNDVFYPRGNGLDRIQSMRIFNRWGELVFDRKNFPANSKSDGWNGYIRGVPAQSDAYVYIIEVICDNAQIVTLKGNVTLIR from the coding sequence TTGAGAACAAAACATATAAATCTTGTCCTGATCCTCTTAATAGCTGGATTACAGAGCCTTTTTGCCCAAAAACCAGTCGCGGATTTCACTGCCGATGTAACATCAGGATGTGCGCCCCTGAGGGTGCGATTTACCGACCAGTCAACAAATAATCCCAAAACCTATACCTGGAAATTTGGGAATGACCAGCTTTCGAAAGCCCAAAATCCGGTGATAGTTTTCAATACCCCTGGCGTCTATACTGTTACGCTCATTGTAAACAACAATTCCGGAAGTTCGGAAAAAATAAAAGTCAATTACATCACTGTATTGCCTTCGGCCAGAGTCAGTTTTACAGCCAGCACAAATATTTCCTGCAGCCCTGCAACGATACAATTTACAGACAATTCAACAGTTCCTTCAGGCTCAATCATATCAAGATCTTGGGATTTTGGTGATGGAACTACCTCCAACCAGACCAATCCGAAGCATATTTATACAAATATTGGGTATTATAATGTCAAACTTACTGTCAAAACCTCTGGCGGATGTGAGGTGACAGGTGCAAGGATCCGGTTTATCAGGATCATAAATGGTGTTACACCCAATTTTGATTTCACGAGAACTACAGATTGCGCTGCACCGGTTGGGGTTGAATTTATAAACCAAACAACTGGCCCTGGTACATTAACCCATCAATGGAGCCTGGGTAATGGGGAAACCCCAATTGAGAAGAACCCCAAAACCGTGTATAATGCATTAGGGACCTATACAGTTAGGTTAATCACGACCAGTAGTTACGGCTGTAAGGATACCATTACTAAACCAATAACATTTTCATCCAACAATACTAAATTCACCGCTCCGGACAGTATTTGTCCAGGCAAGCCTATCACATTTATCAACAATGGTACACCAACCCCGACCAATGCTTTCTGGGACTTTGGTGATAGTACAACTTCTAAAGAATTAAACCCTTCAAAAACCTATAATAAACCGGGCACTTATACTGTGAAACTCGTTAATCAGTATGCTGAGTGTGCAGGAACATTTTCCAAAACCATCAAAGTAACCACCCCGCCAGTGGTAAATTTTTCAGCCACCAATCCTCTTGGCTGTACCACACCGCATACGGTAACCTTCCAGGACCTTAATACCGGATCATCCAACTGGTTATGGGATTTTGGAGATGGCAGCCCAACATCCACAGAACAGAATCCTTCACATACCTACACGCAGGAAGGAAATTTCAATGTTTCGCTTACTGTCACTACCAATAATGGCTGCCCTACCACATTAATAAAACCTGCTTTTATTAAAATTGCCAGGCCAGGTCCAATTAGCTTTAATGGCTTGCCTGCAGAAGGCTGTATCCCACTAACGGTTAAGCCTACTGCCCTAATCAATACTGTTGATGGTGTTGCCAGTTATGAATGGAATTTTGGCACAGGCTCACCAATAACGGGTACAAACCCAAGTTTTACCTATACTGCAGAAGGCATTTATACAGTGGGTGTAAAGATCACTACAAATGCTGGTTGTGTAGTATCCTATACTCTGCCTGATGCAGTTCAGGCGGGGACAAAGCCAACAGTTGATTTTTCTACTGCAACAACTAATACCTGTGCCGCAGATACCGTTTATTTCATCTCCAATTCTACACCAGCCGACAGGTGGCTATGGGATTTCGGGGATAATAGTTCTGCAAGTGATGAAAATCCAGCCCATAAATACCAGGATACAGGTAAAATGACGGTAACGCTGATCGCCTGGAATAAAGGTTGTCCCGACACGCTGATTAAACCTGATTTACTCACCACTATTGCACCGGTCGCTTTATTTGCCCCTGTCTATAACTGTATAAATCCGCTGAGTGTCACTTTTAATAATACATCTATTACTGATGCTTCTCATGGACCAACTACTTACTCCTGGGATTTTGGTAACGGGCAAACATCCACTGCCCAAAATCCGCCACCAGTTGTGTATTCTTCCTATGGTACATATACTGTAAAATTGATTGCTAAAGACAACCTTTGTGAATATTTAAAAGAGAGTGTAATTACGGTCCTTAAACTCGTGCCTGATATTACCATTAATAAGCCGAGGTTCTGCAGGGGTGAAACTTTTATACTCAGTGCAGCCAATGTAAATCTTTCCCATGTTAAAAAATATTCCTGGAAAATCGGTACAGGATCAACCACTGATGGAACATCCCAATTTGATTCCAGTATCCTTAATAATGGATCATATGATGTTACCCTGACGCTTGAAGATATTCACGGGTGTATTTCCACAATTACTAAACCCGGACTTATTAATATTGTAGGATCAGACGCTGATTTCAGTGTAGTCAATAATGGCGGCTGCCTGAACAGCCAGATCACCATAAATGACCTATCCACCCCAACGGGTACAATTACCAATTGGGTATTTAATTATGGAGATGGGAAATCAGATACATCCACAGCGGGTCCTTTTGTCCATATTTATGACAAAGTTGGAAATTATTCCATTAGGCTAACCACTACCGATAATTTCGGATGTATTGATACCATTACCAAAATTGCCGTAGCCACAGTATCCAAACCAGCTGTTAATTTCGGCGCAAGGGATACTGTTTACTGTCCAAATATTGGTTTACAATTTTCTGACAGTACGGCTGGGAATAATAACACCTATGCATGGAGTTTTGGAGATGGCACAACAGGAACTGGTAAAAATCCTATACATCCGTATACCGGACCTGATTCAGTGTATACTGTGAAACTGATTGTTACAGATGGGTTCGGTTGTATTGATTCATTGATCAGGCAAAATTACATCCGGGTGGTTGCGCCAAAATCCAGGTTTGACCTGTTTGATTCTGCTTCAATTTGTCCACCGCTGGAAACAAAATTCTATTCAGCGTCGTTAGATTATGATTCTTTATATTGGAATTTTGGCGATGGTAATACGTCGACCTTACCAACAACTACCAATTTTTATAATACATACGGCTCGTACACAGCAAAATTATTTGTACGTGGTTATGGCGGTTGCCTGGATTCATCTGCTGCAGTTATCAATTTATACGACCCATATCAATACTTGAATTTTTCATTTGGTCCGAAAGAAGCCTGTAATGAGATTACAACAACCTTTAATCTGACACCAATTCCGGGAACAAAATTTAAAATGGTTTTTGGAGATGGTACCGAAGATACAACACAGACAACGCCAATAACACATACCTATGACAGGCCAAATACATATACGCCATATGTTGTGATATCCGATAGCCTTGATTGCCTGGTTTCAGTAGGCAACAGCCAAAAAGTCCTGGTAAAAGGTGTATATCCATTGTTCGATATGGATAAAGACCAGTTTTGTGACACCGGATCTGTTCAAATGACTGACTTCAGCCTTGGTAATGATAGTATCACTAACCGGCTATGGGATTTCGGTGATGGCACTTTCAGTGACCTGGAAGATCCTGTAAAGATTTATAGCAATCCTGGCACCTATCTGGTTACCCAAAAAGTGACCACTGAAACAGGTTGTTCAAATAGTTATACAGATACTGTACGGGTGTACAGAACCCCAATTCCGGTCATTTTGGGTCCTGATGAAATATGTGTCAACAATTCTATTCAATTTATAGCTGGCACTGTTGTTCCGGACAGTTTAACTAAATGGAAATGGACTTACGGAAATGGAACAACATCAATTGAGTCTTCCATTACAAACCGTTACACAATACCCGGAAAGGAAACTATACTACTATCAGCCGCAAATCTCCTGGGCTGCTCCAATGATACTTCCAAATTGGTTGATATATGGCCACTTCCGGTCATTACCAATGTACCTGAAGTTGTCATCCCGGTTGGAACCGGTGTAAGCCTTCCTGTAACCTACAGTAGCAATGTAGAGACCTGGAAATGGGAGCCCCCTACCTCGTTAAGCTGTACAAATTGTCCGGTTCCATTTGCAAACCCGAGGTTCAACACAAGTTATAAAATAGCTGTAGTAGATTCTAACGGCTGCAAGGCTACCAGCAGCATTATCGTAAGGGTTATCTGCATAGATAAAAATTATTTTATCCCGAATACTTTTAGTCCGAATAATGATGGCCAGAATGATGTCTTTTATCCAAGGGGTAATGGTTTAGACAGGATCCAGTCAATGCGTATATTCAACCGTTGGGGCGAGCTTGTCTTTGACCGGAAGAATTTCCCTGCAAACTCAAAGTCTGATGGCTGGAATGGGTATATAAGGGGAGTACCTGCACAATCAGATGCCTATGTGTATATTATAGAAGTTATTTGTGATAACGCACAGATTGTTACATTAAAAGGCAACGTTACACTGATCCGATAG
- a CDS encoding T9SS type A sorting domain-containing protein: MRIFFTLSILLFLSVRGISQSIQSEPAVVRFYPNPAVSQITFDFPKNFDKHYTFEIYNFLGKKVYEQKNISQKTTVELSQYFRGIYIFQLRDKTGKVIEAGRFQVSR, encoded by the coding sequence ATGAGGATATTTTTTACATTATCCATCTTACTGTTTTTGTCTGTCCGGGGGATTTCCCAATCCATCCAGTCAGAGCCTGCGGTTGTTAGATTTTACCCAAACCCGGCTGTTTCCCAAATCACTTTTGACTTTCCTAAAAACTTTGACAAGCACTATACTTTCGAGATATACAATTTCCTGGGTAAGAAAGTATATGAACAAAAAAATATCAGCCAGAAGACCACCGTAGAATTATCCCAGTACTTCAGGGGTATATATATTTTCCAATTACGCGATAAAACCGGTAAAGTTATTGAAGCCGGGCGATTCCAGGTATCCCGCTAA
- a CDS encoding carboxypeptidase M32, protein MSQLTKTETLYEQYVQELQQIADIRYAVALLQWDQETYMPSSGADFRSRQIATLSELAHSMFTAAPFGNLIETLQQRNDLSPDQQSNINLSRYDFEQQVKLPSAFVRSISETTSKAYHAWIDARKANDFKVFSPRLEELVSLKKQEAELLGYSGHPYNALLNQFERACTTDILDAAFQQLVPPLQQLLQKISQCRQVDDHLLKQYYPEGDQWQFGMELLQRMGFDLNAGRQDRSEHPFTINFNSKDVRITTRVDEQDISNMTWSTIHELGHAFYEQGLPSEQYGLPLGEYASLGIHESQSRLWENNVGRSKAWTRNFLPVLQHYFPNQMDKVSEDHFYKAINLVKPSLIRTEADELTYHFHVIIRYELEKALIGGSLAVHDIPEYWASQYEKYLGITVPDDRSGCLQDVHWSHGSFGYFPTYSMGSLYAAQFFAAANIAIPGLERQIEQGEFTQLLDWLRKNIHMHGRRYTSEELCRNISGEGINSRYFMQYVTNKYRFIYAFQMEEVAL, encoded by the coding sequence ATGTCTCAGCTTACCAAAACCGAAACCTTATATGAGCAGTATGTGCAGGAATTACAGCAGATAGCTGATATCCGCTATGCTGTCGCCCTGCTGCAATGGGACCAGGAAACCTATATGCCTTCTTCCGGAGCTGATTTCAGGTCCAGGCAAATCGCCACCCTTAGTGAACTGGCGCATTCCATGTTTACCGCAGCACCGTTTGGCAATTTAATTGAAACACTTCAACAACGAAATGACCTTTCCCCTGATCAGCAATCTAATATCAACCTAAGCAGGTATGATTTTGAGCAACAGGTAAAACTTCCATCAGCATTTGTAAGAAGTATTAGTGAAACCACCTCAAAAGCTTATCATGCCTGGATCGATGCCAGGAAAGCCAATGATTTCAAGGTTTTCAGCCCAAGGCTTGAAGAGCTTGTCTCGTTGAAAAAACAGGAAGCTGAATTGCTTGGATATTCCGGCCATCCATATAATGCCTTGCTGAACCAATTTGAACGGGCCTGTACAACCGACATTCTGGATGCCGCTTTTCAACAGTTGGTGCCGCCATTGCAACAATTATTGCAGAAAATCAGTCAATGCCGCCAGGTTGATGACCATCTCCTGAAACAGTATTATCCGGAAGGAGATCAATGGCAGTTTGGGATGGAGTTGCTGCAACGTATGGGATTTGACTTAAATGCAGGCAGGCAGGACCGATCCGAACATCCTTTTACCATAAATTTCAATAGCAAGGATGTTCGCATTACCACCCGGGTTGATGAACAGGATATAAGTAATATGACCTGGAGTACCATTCATGAACTGGGCCATGCATTTTATGAACAAGGCCTGCCTTCAGAACAATATGGACTTCCCCTTGGCGAATATGCATCCCTTGGTATCCATGAATCACAATCGCGGCTATGGGAAAATAATGTTGGGCGAAGCAAGGCCTGGACCAGGAATTTCCTCCCAGTCCTGCAACACTATTTTCCAAATCAAATGGATAAGGTCAGTGAAGACCATTTCTATAAAGCCATTAATTTGGTTAAACCTTCTCTGATCAGGACCGAAGCGGATGAACTTACCTATCATTTTCATGTGATCATCCGGTATGAATTAGAAAAGGCCCTCATAGGTGGCAGCCTGGCTGTTCATGACATACCTGAATACTGGGCCAGCCAATACGAAAAATACCTTGGTATAACAGTACCGGATGACAGATCGGGTTGCCTGCAGGATGTTCACTGGAGCCATGGTAGTTTTGGGTATTTCCCCACCTATAGCATGGGCAGCCTATATGCAGCACAATTTTTTGCTGCAGCAAATATTGCCATACCCGGCCTGGAAAGGCAAATCGAGCAGGGGGAATTCACGCAATTGCTGGATTGGTTAAGAAAAAACATACATATGCATGGAAGACGTTATACAAGTGAGGAATTATGCCGGAATATTTCAGGGGAAGGGATAAACAGTCGTTATTTCATGCAATATGTCACTAATAAATACCGTTTCATCTACGCGTTTCAAATGGAGGAGGTGGCATTATGA
- a CDS encoding redoxin domain-containing protein yields the protein MKITVGQKAPEFSLYNSEKNKISLVDQKGKNVVLLFFPQAFTSVCTAELCNVRDNLAFYNNTNAEVFGISVDSIFTLAKFKEEQKLNFPLLSDFNKEVSGNYDALIRDFVFDMHGVSKRAAFVIDKEGVVQYAEVLDKVSDQPNFNEIQETLKRLN from the coding sequence ATGAAAATTACAGTAGGACAAAAAGCGCCAGAGTTCAGTTTATATAATTCAGAAAAAAACAAAATCAGCCTGGTTGATCAAAAAGGGAAAAATGTGGTATTACTATTTTTCCCGCAGGCATTTACAAGTGTTTGTACTGCGGAACTTTGTAATGTGAGGGATAATTTAGCCTTTTACAATAATACCAATGCCGAGGTTTTTGGGATTAGTGTTGATTCAATTTTTACACTTGCCAAGTTCAAAGAAGAGCAAAAATTGAATTTCCCGCTTTTAAGCGATTTCAATAAAGAAGTGTCTGGTAACTATGATGCCCTTATCCGGGATTTTGTATTTGATATGCATGGAGTATCCAAAAGGGCCGCATTTGTTATTGATAAAGAAGGAGTTGTGCAATATGCAGAAGTTCTTGATAAAGTATCGGATCAACCCAATTTTAATGAAATCCAGGAAACCCTGAAACGCCTGAATTAA
- a CDS encoding class I SAM-dependent rRNA methyltransferase, protein MTQVYLKKKVSRRIENGHPWVFANEVEKIDGPVAGGDIIDLVTHDGKFIGRGYANPKSQILIRLLTRKKNEQITDDFFLQKINAAWKYRQKLGYTENCRLVFGEADFLPALIIDKFNDYFVLQTLSLGMDLWKSAIVNALETIFQPKGIYERNDVPVRELEGLTQVKGFLSAPFDTQVLIHENGLKFMVDVENGQKTGYFLDQQDNRRAIRHIVKDADVLGAFTYTGTFEIHAAHYGAKSVLGLDISASAVEQANRNAALNGFGDKCVFQAVNAFDVLKQWSKEGRQYDVVMLDPPAFTKSRENIMKAVTGYKEINLRGMKLVRPGGFLVTTSCTNLIQPELFLEIIEIAAKDAKRILRQVVYQTQASDHPIIWGQENTHYLKFLIVQVL, encoded by the coding sequence ATGACACAAGTTTACCTGAAAAAGAAAGTTAGCCGGAGAATTGAAAATGGGCATCCCTGGGTTTTCGCGAATGAAGTTGAGAAAATTGACGGACCGGTCGCAGGCGGGGATATTATTGACCTTGTCACTCACGATGGTAAATTTATCGGCAGGGGATATGCCAACCCAAAATCCCAAATACTTATTCGTTTGCTTACCCGCAAAAAGAATGAACAGATTACCGACGATTTTTTCTTGCAAAAGATCAATGCTGCCTGGAAGTACCGCCAGAAACTAGGCTACACTGAAAATTGCCGACTCGTTTTTGGAGAGGCCGACTTTCTTCCGGCTCTTATCATTGACAAGTTCAATGATTATTTTGTGTTGCAAACCCTTTCTTTGGGGATGGATTTGTGGAAATCCGCCATTGTGAATGCGCTGGAGACCATTTTTCAGCCAAAAGGAATTTATGAGCGCAATGATGTACCTGTTCGCGAACTTGAAGGATTAACCCAGGTCAAGGGCTTTTTATCTGCCCCTTTTGATACACAGGTGCTTATACACGAGAATGGTCTGAAGTTTATGGTTGATGTGGAAAATGGTCAGAAAACAGGCTATTTCCTGGACCAGCAGGATAACCGCCGGGCAATCAGGCATATCGTTAAGGATGCTGATGTACTGGGTGCTTTTACCTATACCGGAACTTTTGAGATCCATGCTGCCCATTATGGGGCTAAATCTGTATTAGGGCTTGATATTTCCGCTTCTGCAGTTGAACAGGCCAACAGAAATGCCGCATTGAATGGTTTTGGCGATAAATGCGTTTTCCAGGCAGTGAATGCCTTTGATGTGCTGAAACAATGGTCAAAGGAAGGCCGACAGTACGATGTAGTTATGCTTGATCCCCCGGCTTTTACCAAAAGTCGTGAAAATATTATGAAGGCAGTTACAGGGTATAAGGAAATCAACCTACGGGGTATGAAACTGGTCAGGCCTGGAGGTTTCCTTGTAACCACCTCCTGTACGAACCTTATTCAGCCAGAATTATTCCTGGAAATAATAGAAATAGCCGCTAAAGACGCTAAACGTATCCTGCGGCAGGTAGTATACCAAACCCAGGCTAGTGATCACCCCATTATCTGGGGACAGGAAAATACCCATTACCTGAAGTTTTTAATTGTTCAGGTTCTGTAA
- a CDS encoding PorP/SprF family type IX secretion system membrane protein has protein sequence MKKTIIHIIPLLLLALSISNSTTAQDIHFSQFFEAPLLRNPSLAGIFTGDIRAQIVYRDQWNSFTNAFKSGSFNAEYKMPIGKGDDFITAGLQMLYDKAGTVSLTSSHLLPAINYHKALSSERNMYLSVGFMGGIVQKSIDRSKITTDNQYDGGAYNPALADGETFINSNYMYADGSVGASFNSSFGEEQKNNLFFGIAYHHLNRPSNSFYRSANAALHPKWVYSAGVRFNVNDQGFFNLQADYSTQGTADEIIGGAMYGYKIGDPETPDYTLYGGFFIRMKDAIIPAMKIDYNPFSIGLSYDVNVSQLKTASQGRGGFELSVTYIGFLDRDNSSKFKVMCPRF, from the coding sequence ATGAAAAAAACTATTATCCATATCATTCCGCTCCTGTTGCTGGCACTTTCAATAAGTAACAGTACCACTGCGCAGGACATTCATTTTTCCCAGTTTTTTGAGGCACCATTGCTGAGAAACCCTTCCCTTGCAGGCATATTCACCGGGGATATCAGGGCCCAGATCGTTTACCGCGATCAATGGAACAGTTTCACCAATGCCTTTAAGAGCGGATCATTTAATGCTGAATACAAAATGCCCATTGGAAAAGGCGATGATTTTATTACTGCCGGTCTTCAAATGTTGTATGATAAGGCCGGAACCGTTTCATTGACTTCCAGTCATCTTTTACCAGCCATTAATTACCATAAAGCCCTGAGCAGCGAACGAAATATGTATTTATCAGTTGGATTTATGGGAGGCATAGTACAGAAAAGTATTGACCGTTCCAAAATAACTACTGATAACCAGTATGATGGCGGAGCTTACAATCCGGCACTGGCCGACGGTGAAACATTTATCAATTCAAATTACATGTACGCAGACGGCAGTGTTGGGGCAAGTTTTAATTCATCATTTGGTGAAGAACAAAAAAACAACCTATTCTTCGGCATCGCATACCACCACCTGAACAGGCCATCTAACTCATTTTACCGGAGTGCCAATGCAGCATTGCATCCAAAATGGGTGTATTCTGCCGGCGTTCGTTTCAATGTAAATGACCAGGGATTCTTTAACCTGCAGGCAGATTATTCCACACAGGGAACAGCAGACGAAATCATCGGTGGGGCCATGTATGGATATAAAATAGGCGATCCGGAAACCCCTGACTACACATTATATGGTGGTTTTTTTATCCGTATGAAAGATGCAATAATACCAGCTATGAAGATCGATTATAATCCATTCTCTATCGGATTAAGCTATGATGTGAATGTTTCTCAACTAAAAACTGCCAGCCAGGGCCGGGGTGGTTTCGAATTATCTGTTACTTATATTGGTTTTCTCGACAGGGATAATTCTTCAAAGTTTAAAGTGATGTGCCCAAGGTTTTAA